The Natrarchaeobius halalkaliphilus genomic sequence GGGAATCGGACATCGCTCTCGTTCACCTGAAGCCGCGCGATGTCTTCGAGACGGTGATCCCGTCGAAGCTTCTGGAGTCGATGGCGGCCGAACTCCCGATTATTTTAGGAGTTCATGGCGAAGCCGAGCGAATATTGACAGAGGCGGACGCTGGCATCGCTATCGAACCGGGGAGCGGTGACGAACTGATCGCCGCGGCGGAGCAACTTCGGGAGAACCCGGAGCAGCGGCAGATGTTCGCCTTCGCAGGACGAGAATACGTGGTCGAACAGTTCGATTGGGAGACCATTGCCGACGCGTATCTAACGACTATCACCGAGGATCCAGACCAACGGAGTGATGCGAGACCGGAACAATCCGTAACGAACGCGGACCTTTAAGTCCGAATCCGGGATCCAATACGTGACGAATCATCAGGTCAATGTCATCCACGCTAAGTTTCGTACTAGGGACAAGACCGGAGATCATCAAACTCTCTCCAGTGATCCGGGCCTGTCAGCGAAGAGAGATACCGTTCTCGATCGTCCACACCGGGCAGCATTACTCCGAAAAACTCGACTCGGTGTTCTTCGAACAGCTCGGACTGCCCGCGCCCGAGTACAACCTGACCATCGGATCGAGCAGTCACGGCGAGCAAACCGGGCGGATGGTCGTCGAGATCGAATCCGTCTTGGAGAAAGAACGACCCGACGTCGTACTAGTGCAGGGCGACACCAATTCGGTGCTCGCCGGGACGATCGCGGCAACGAAGCTAGATCCGATCTTGGTAGGTCACGTGGAAGCAGGGCTCAGGAGTTTCGACCGAGACATGCCCGAAGAGGTCAATCGCCGGCTCGCCGACCACGCCGCGGACTACCTGTTTCCGCCGACTGAAACGGCTCGAGACCAGTTACTCGAAGAGGGTCTCCCTGCCGAGTGGATGACGATCACCGGTAACACGATCGTCGACGCCGTGACGGAAAACACCAGCATCGCCCACGAGCGAAGCGACGTTCTCTCGGAATTCGGGGTGCGAGAGCGGTTCGCCCTATTGACGGCCCATCGCGCCGAGAACGTCGACGATCGGGAACGGTTCGCTTCGCTGATCGATAGCGTGGCAGCGGCCGTACGGAAACACGACCTTTCCGTCGTCTATCCGATCCATCCGCGAGCGGAGAAGCGGATTTCTACGCTCGATATCGACGTTCCGGAGGAGATCACGCTCGTGGAACCGCAGGACTTCCTCGATTTCCTCGTCCTGGAGGACGAAGCCGAGATCGTCTTCACCGACTCGGGGGGCGTCCAAGAGGAGAGTTGTATCTTACGAACCCCCTGCGTGACACTTCGGGACAACACCGAACGGCCCGAAACTATCGCAGTCGGCGCGAACCGCATCGTCGGCGTGGAACGGGCGAGCGTCGTCAACGGTGTCCGAGAGATGCTCGCGGTCGAACCTGACTGGAAGAACCCGTTCGGCGACGGAACGGCAGCAGAACAAATCCTCGATGCGCTCGAATACGAATGATGGACGACAACCCACGAATCTGCGTTCACGGACTCGGCTACGTCGGTCTTCCGACAGCGGCGATCCTCGCGAACTCCGGATTCGACGTGTACGGGTTCGACGTGGATCCCCAGCACCGACGCGACCTAAAGAATCAGGACTTCACGTTCGAGGAACCGGACCTCGAGCGGTTCGTGAGCGGCGCACTCGAGGACGGACTGACGATCGTCGGTGATCCACGGCCGGCGGAGTTTCACGTGATCTGCGTGCCGACGCCGTACGACGAGAATCTCGATCGGACGGACCTCACGTACGTGGAGGCCGCCGGGGAAACCGTGGCGTCGCTGTTGCGTCCTGACGACACCGTAATTCTCTCCTCGACGGTCCCCCCGGGGACGTCCGCCGAGAAACTCAGAGAGATCGTCGAACGTGAGGGATTCTCGGCGTCCGAAGATGTGGTGCTCGGCTACAGCCCCGAAACTGTGTTGCCCGGAAACACGCTCCGGGAGCTCCGGGAGAACGACAGGCTCGTCGGCACGGTCGGCGGGCGACAACCGGACCGAATCGTCGCGCTGTACGACTCGTTCGTCTCGGGGGATATCAGGACGACCGACGCGACGACGGCGGAGTTCGTCAAACTCGTCCAGAACGCGTACCGCGACGTCAACATCGCGTTCGCGAACGAGGTGGCGAAGCTGGCCGACGAGTTCGAAATCGACTCTCGAGGGTCGATCGCGCTGGCGAACAATCACCCGCGCGTGGACATCCTTCGACCGGGACCGGGCGTCGGCGGCCACTGCATCCCGATCGATCCGCTGTTTTTGAACCACGGCAACGACATCCCGATGCTCATCGAGACCGCCCGCCGGGTCAACGACGGGATGGTGGGATTCGTCGAGCAGCTTCTCGAGGCGGCGCTTGGAGAACTGGCGGGATCGACAGTCACGATCCTCGGAGTCGCGTACAAGGGCGGCGTCGCCGATACGAGAAAAAGTCCGTGCTTCGCGCTGATCGATCGGCTCGCGAGAACGGAGGTCGACGAAATTCGATTGACCGATCCGTACGTGAACGGAGAGGTGCGCGGACGGGAACTGGTGGCGCTAGAAGAGAGTCTCGAGGCGAGCGACGCCTCCGTGATACTGACGGACCACCCGGAGTACGGGGCGCTCGATCCGGAGGTGTTCGCGGACCGGATGGCAGGTCGGACCGTCGTCGACACGCGAGCGATGGTGGACGAGGACCGATGGGCCGCTGCCGGTTTCGACGTCCATCAGGTGTGAGAGGTTGTGACGGACCACCTGACGCTTCTGGGCACCGCGATGAACAAGCGTCCCGAACAGCTTCTCGGCGTCTGTAAGCGGTCGCTCAAGGGGAAGCTGCTACCCCGTCTTCCCGTGAACGTCGACCGACGGTACGAACGTCGAACTCCGGAGAACCCGACCGCCGTCGTCGAACCGATTCGAGAGAACACGGCGGAACTCCAGCGAAGTACCGCGTCCCGGCGCGAGACGTTTCGGGAGCGAGCGAACGACGCGGCGGACGGAACCCTGACCTTTCTCAACGAGTCCGTGGAGTTTCCCGACGGCGATCGAGTTTCGTTGTCGCCCGAGCGGTTGGAGGAGCAGTCTCTCCACTGGAAGCTGAAGTGCTGGGGGTTCGAACACCTGAAGCCGGTCTGGCTCGGGTATACGGACCCGAAAGCGCTTTCGGGTGACCAGCGACGAATTCACCGGCGGTGGCTTGACGAGTGGATAAACGCCCACCCGATCGCCGCGGAGCCGGGATATCTTCGGCGGGAATGGATGCCCCACGCGGTCTGTCTTCGAATCTGGAACTGGAGTCGATACGACGCGACGTTCGGGGAGGGATTGTCGCCGGATTTTCGCCGCGACATCAGGCGATTCGTCTACAAGAACGCGGCGTTCCTCTCGGACAACGTCGAGTACGGCGTCGGCGGAAACCACCTGATCGAGAACGGGGCCGCGCTCGTGATCGCGGGCGTCTACCTCGACGAGGATCGGTGGCGTCGGCAGGGACGGCAGATCCTCGAGCGCGCGGCGTCGAATCAGTTCTTCGACGACGGCGGTCACGTCGAGCGATCGCCGATGTACCACGCGATCGTCTGCCAGCGGTATTTGAGCGCCCATTCGCTGTTGAGTACCGTGGGGGAACCGTCGGGCGAGATCTCACGCTGTGCCCTCGAGAGCGCCCGGTTTTTGCAGCGGTTGCGCCCGCCGGACGATCGGATTCCGCTGTTAAACGACTCCGTGTTCGGCGAGGC encodes the following:
- a CDS encoding nucleotide sugar dehydrogenase, giving the protein MMDDNPRICVHGLGYVGLPTAAILANSGFDVYGFDVDPQHRRDLKNQDFTFEEPDLERFVSGALEDGLTIVGDPRPAEFHVICVPTPYDENLDRTDLTYVEAAGETVASLLRPDDTVILSSTVPPGTSAEKLREIVEREGFSASEDVVLGYSPETVLPGNTLRELRENDRLVGTVGGRQPDRIVALYDSFVSGDIRTTDATTAEFVKLVQNAYRDVNIAFANEVAKLADEFEIDSRGSIALANNHPRVDILRPGPGVGGHCIPIDPLFLNHGNDIPMLIETARRVNDGMVGFVEQLLEAALGELAGSTVTILGVAYKGGVADTRKSPCFALIDRLARTEVDEIRLTDPYVNGEVRGRELVALEESLEASDASVILTDHPEYGALDPEVFADRMAGRTVVDTRAMVDEDRWAAAGFDVHQV
- the wecB gene encoding non-hydrolyzing UDP-N-acetylglucosamine 2-epimerase, which codes for MSSTLSFVLGTRPEIIKLSPVIRACQRREIPFSIVHTGQHYSEKLDSVFFEQLGLPAPEYNLTIGSSSHGEQTGRMVVEIESVLEKERPDVVLVQGDTNSVLAGTIAATKLDPILVGHVEAGLRSFDRDMPEEVNRRLADHAADYLFPPTETARDQLLEEGLPAEWMTITGNTIVDAVTENTSIAHERSDVLSEFGVRERFALLTAHRAENVDDRERFASLIDSVAAAVRKHDLSVVYPIHPRAEKRISTLDIDVPEEITLVEPQDFLDFLVLEDEAEIVFTDSGGVQEESCILRTPCVTLRDNTERPETIAVGANRIVGVERASVVNGVREMLAVEPDWKNPFGDGTAAEQILDALEYE
- a CDS encoding alginate lyase family protein; translated protein: MTDHLTLLGTAMNKRPEQLLGVCKRSLKGKLLPRLPVNVDRRYERRTPENPTAVVEPIRENTAELQRSTASRRETFRERANDAADGTLTFLNESVEFPDGDRVSLSPERLEEQSLHWKLKCWGFEHLKPVWLGYTDPKALSGDQRRIHRRWLDEWINAHPIAAEPGYLRREWMPHAVCLRIWNWSRYDATFGEGLSPDFRRDIRRFVYKNAAFLSDNVEYGVGGNHLIENGAALVIAGVYLDEDRWRRQGRQILERAASNQFFDDGGHVERSPMYHAIVCQRYLSAHSLLSTVGEPSGEISRCALESARFLQRLRPPDDRIPLLNDSVFGEALALTECLAYARAVGVSDGSSGTEIGRMDGSGFYWLGGGDDRMLVAAHEITVPHLPAHAHAHPGHVCLWIDGQRVLTDTGVYEYAAGPRRQHARSARSHNTVQVGRTEPARMASSFWLWGRLGPTVSFAETDGTLEFSYSVDGIGRPTYRHDRKITHESRVWTVGDRVDSNGKPVTSRLHVHPAFDARMANDRVRIEDTQAEPVLSVAPSGHERVSVETAPYYPEYGRERPRDVIVLRHSQSEPLWVQFESSTE